A genomic window from Flavobacterium sp. I3-2 includes:
- the gldK gene encoding gliding motility lipoprotein GldK — MKKFITLSAVVSLLFSCGSGDRGELLNGAQGKRWITEKPQGMAYIPGGTFTMGSTHEDLLGAQDAPVRTVTVGSFYMDETEITNNQYRKFVDFVRDSIVRTRLAIMADEMGMDASAGGIGLYAFQEVQDPSLNQNQSAYDRYMYDNYYSMAMDQDEYAGRRLNKNARLIDNPQRYPDEYYTEVMDSLTIPSADSFFGVPSFDVSKLKFKYSWMDKESAIRDNNTSARDRRSKYLKTEIVNVYPDTTRWVKEFNYSYNEPMHDEYFWHEAYGEYPVVGVNWYQAKAFAAWRTLYKNSHLKSRKANVTLNEYRLPSETEWEYAARGGIEKGMYPWGGPYTTDEKACFLANFKPDRGDYAEDGALFTAEARSYKPNGYNLYNMAGNVAEWTNTPYDESAYLLNSALKPKDKATIANPFKVVRGGSWRDVSYFLRVSTRDKENADSSRSYIGFRNVVSAPGPNSGEASSAASGRNKR, encoded by the coding sequence ATGAAGAAGTTCATTACACTTTCAGCAGTTGTTTCATTGTTATTCAGTTGTGGTTCTGGAGACAGAGGTGAGCTACTAAACGGTGCTCAAGGTAAAAGATGGATTACTGAAAAGCCACAAGGGATGGCTTACATTCCAGGTGGGACTTTTACAATGGGAAGTACTCATGAAGATTTATTAGGCGCTCAAGATGCTCCTGTTAGAACAGTAACTGTTGGTTCTTTCTACATGGACGAAACTGAAATTACAAATAATCAGTACCGAAAATTTGTTGATTTTGTTAGAGATTCTATTGTCCGTACACGATTAGCTATCATGGCTGACGAAATGGGAATGGACGCAAGTGCTGGAGGAATTGGATTATATGCTTTTCAAGAGGTTCAAGATCCTTCTTTAAATCAGAATCAATCTGCTTACGATCGTTATATGTATGATAACTACTATAGCATGGCTATGGATCAAGATGAATATGCAGGGCGAAGATTAAATAAGAATGCAAGATTAATCGATAATCCTCAAAGATATCCTGATGAATATTATACTGAGGTTATGGATTCATTAACAATTCCATCTGCTGATTCATTTTTTGGTGTTCCATCTTTTGATGTTTCAAAATTAAAATTCAAGTATTCTTGGATGGATAAAGAATCTGCTATTAGAGATAACAATACAAGTGCTAGAGATAGAAGATCTAAATATTTAAAAACAGAGATTGTAAACGTGTATCCTGATACAACTCGTTGGGTAAAAGAATTTAATTATTCTTATAATGAGCCAATGCATGACGAATATTTTTGGCACGAAGCTTACGGAGAATATCCTGTAGTTGGTGTTAACTGGTATCAAGCAAAAGCTTTTGCTGCATGGAGAACTTTATATAAAAACTCACATTTAAAATCTCGTAAAGCAAACGTTACCTTAAACGAATATCGTTTGCCATCTGAAACAGAATGGGAATATGCAGCTCGTGGTGGAATCGAAAAAGGAATGTATCCTTGGGGTGGTCCATATACAACAGATGAGAAAGCTTGTTTCTTAGCAAACTTTAAACCAGACCGTGGTGATTATGCTGAAGATGGAGCGTTGTTTACAGCTGAAGCAAGATCATATAAACCTAATGGTTATAATTTATATAATATGGCTGGTAACGTTGCAGAGTGGACGAACACACCTTACGATGAATCTGCTTATTTATTAAATTCGGCTTTAAAACCTAAAGATAAAGCAACTATTGCAAATCCATTCAAAGTGGTTCGTGGTGGTTCTTGGAGAGATGTTTCTTATTTCTTAAGAGTTTCAACTCGTGATAAAGAAAACGCTGATTCATCTCGTAGCTACATTGGATTCAGAAACGTAGTATCTGCACCTGGGCCAAATAGTGGTGAAGCTTCTTCAGCTGCAAGCGGAAGAAATAAACGTTAA
- a CDS encoding formimidoylglutamase, which produces MIYDFLKPVSNDIIEFVNTLPNHSIGKNTVFHTEDSFPELEGFSFALLTVNETRGNNPSKIELDFTFIRQQFYSLFPGNWNSKLVDLGQIEAGNSVEDTYFLLKNVIADLLRNKIIPLVLGGSQDLTYAIYRGYDALEQMVNFVSIDSKIDVVSDMVNPSESFISRIIMEEPNNLYNFCNIGYQTYYNSQEEIDLIDKMYFEAYRLGEVVNNIQITEPILRDADVVSLDLNAIKSSDLGSFTKYNPNGFDGREICALARYSGISDRVSSFGIFNINNDFKESLLIAQILWYFCEGFNFRMNEYPYISKISYFKYIVPLEEQELIFYKSDRSDRWWIETEVFGDDLSSERKVLFPCSYSDYEMALSQVIPERWWRAVKKQLM; this is translated from the coding sequence ATGATTTATGATTTTTTAAAACCTGTTTCAAATGATATAATTGAATTTGTAAATACATTACCAAATCATTCAATTGGTAAGAATACGGTTTTTCATACAGAAGATTCTTTTCCAGAATTAGAAGGTTTTTCGTTTGCATTACTAACTGTAAATGAAACACGAGGGAATAATCCATCAAAAATAGAGTTGGATTTTACATTTATTAGGCAACAATTTTATAGTTTGTTTCCTGGAAATTGGAATTCTAAATTAGTCGATTTAGGACAAATTGAAGCTGGAAATTCTGTAGAAGATACTTATTTTTTACTAAAAAATGTAATTGCAGATTTGTTGAGAAATAAAATAATTCCTTTGGTTTTAGGAGGTTCTCAAGATTTAACTTATGCGATTTATCGTGGTTATGACGCTCTTGAACAGATGGTTAATTTTGTGTCAATCGATAGTAAAATTGATGTCGTTTCGGATATGGTAAATCCATCGGAATCTTTTATTTCAAGAATTATTATGGAAGAGCCAAATAATTTATATAATTTTTGTAATATTGGATACCAAACGTATTATAATTCGCAAGAAGAAATAGATTTGATTGATAAAATGTATTTTGAAGCTTATCGTTTAGGCGAAGTTGTAAATAACATACAAATCACTGAGCCGATATTAAGAGATGCTGATGTTGTGAGTTTGGATTTGAATGCTATTAAATCTTCTGATTTAGGAAGTTTTACAAAGTACAATCCAAATGGCTTTGATGGACGTGAAATTTGCGCTTTAGCACGATATTCTGGTATAAGTGACCGTGTGAGTTCGTTTGGGATTTTTAATATTAACAACGATTTTAAAGAAAGTTTGTTGATTGCTCAGATTTTATGGTATTTTTGTGAGGGATTTAATTTCAGAATGAATGAATATCCCTATATTAGCAAAATATCTTATTTTAAATATATAGTTCCGCTAGAAGAACAAGAATTAATTTTCTACAAAAGTGATCGTTCAGATCGTTGGTGGATTGAAACAGAGGTGTTTGGAGATGATTTGTCTTCTGAACGTAAGGTTTTGTTTCCATGTTCCTACTCCGATTATGAGATGGCTTTAAGTCAAGTTATTCCTGAAAGATGGTGGCGCGCAGTTAAAAAACAATTGATGTAA
- a CDS encoding NAD(P)/FAD-dependent oxidoreductase, which produces MTDYLIVGGGIAGLCFADFCLKHNKSFAMIDDKTRTSSKVAGGMFNPVVLKRFTSIWKSDEQLALAMPFYKNIESDLKTKFLYEIPIFRKFASVEEQNNWFHSCDQPSLSHFLKDKISKVKINHISSDFGFGEVYQTGFLDVNHFVTSYQNFLFNLNLLSFETFHYDAIEFENDSVIYNGNSYKNIIFAEGFSMLNNPYFNNLPLDGTKGELLIVRIPDLNLDKIVKSGIFIIPFKDDLYKVGATYNWQDKSDVQTQEAKNELLEGLSDLIDCDFEVVEHLAGIRPTVKDRRPLIGTHYKHKQLHLLNGLGTRGVLLGPYLSDLLFLKIEFEIPLDQNVDINRYYKKMQLK; this is translated from the coding sequence ATGACAGATTATTTAATTGTTGGTGGTGGAATTGCAGGTTTGTGTTTTGCGGATTTTTGTTTAAAACACAACAAATCATTTGCTATGATTGATGACAAAACCAGAACATCTTCTAAAGTTGCTGGCGGAATGTTTAATCCGGTGGTGTTAAAACGATTTACTTCTATCTGGAAATCCGATGAGCAATTAGCACTTGCGATGCCTTTTTATAAAAATATTGAATCGGATTTAAAAACTAAATTTCTTTACGAAATTCCAATATTTAGAAAGTTTGCATCTGTCGAAGAACAAAATAATTGGTTTCATTCATGTGATCAACCTTCGTTAAGTCATTTTCTGAAAGATAAAATTTCAAAAGTGAAAATCAATCACATCTCTTCGGACTTTGGATTTGGAGAGGTTTATCAAACGGGTTTTTTAGATGTAAATCATTTTGTTACTTCATATCAAAATTTTCTGTTTAATTTGAATCTTTTGTCATTTGAAACTTTTCATTATGATGCGATTGAATTCGAAAATGATTCTGTGATTTATAATGGAAATTCATATAAGAATATTATTTTTGCCGAAGGTTTTTCGATGCTAAATAATCCGTATTTCAATAACTTACCGTTAGATGGTACAAAAGGAGAACTTTTAATTGTTCGAATTCCTGATTTAAATTTAGATAAAATTGTAAAATCTGGAATTTTTATCATTCCGTTCAAAGACGATTTGTATAAAGTTGGCGCAACATATAATTGGCAAGACAAATCTGACGTTCAAACTCAAGAAGCAAAAAACGAATTGTTAGAAGGTTTAAGTGATTTAATCGATTGCGATTTTGAAGTGGTTGAACATTTGGCTGGAATTCGTCCAACGGTAAAAGATCGTCGTCCATTAATCGGAACACATTACAAGCACAAACAACTTCATTTGTTAAATGGATTGGGAACGCGTGGTGTTTTGCTTGGACCTTATTTATCTGATTTGTTATTTTTGAAAATTGAATTCGAAATTCCTTTAGATCAAAACGTAGATATCAATCGTTATTACAAAAAAATGCAACTAAAATAG
- the gldN gene encoding gliding motility protein GldN: MTFNKISLIAVSLFSSVTMFAQSGLLNAQSASEIGLKPMEEIIAKSEGPIAYQKVNDNDILFEKKVWERIPLNERSNFVYYYPERATVDRKPLFDILKEAIMNKEITEVYSDENFRSKLDIKDLDSKFYRTDTTDTGKEYLMYGNKVPDEYIVRTQLKPSDVKEYRIMGTWYFDRNAGEMKYRLLGLAPIVVDINTVGTDYESEIPLFWVFFPGARQVLYENYAYNERNPAQKVSFDYLFNARKFNSVIYKTDNQYGDAAIEDYVRENAMEQLLEAERIKESIRNFEDDLWNY, encoded by the coding sequence ATGACATTTAATAAAATATCATTAATTGCAGTATCACTTTTTTCAAGTGTAACTATGTTTGCTCAGTCAGGTTTATTGAATGCACAATCTGCAAGTGAAATTGGTTTAAAACCAATGGAAGAGATTATTGCTAAATCTGAAGGGCCTATTGCTTACCAAAAAGTGAATGACAACGACATTCTTTTTGAAAAGAAAGTTTGGGAAAGAATTCCTTTAAATGAGCGTTCTAATTTTGTTTATTACTACCCTGAACGTGCTACTGTAGATAGAAAGCCTTTGTTTGATATTTTGAAAGAGGCTATCATGAATAAAGAAATTACAGAAGTTTATTCTGACGAAAATTTCAGATCTAAATTAGATATAAAAGATTTAGATAGTAAATTCTATAGAACTGATACTACTGATACAGGTAAAGAATACTTAATGTATGGAAATAAAGTGCCTGATGAATATATTGTTAGAACTCAGTTGAAACCTAGCGATGTAAAAGAATATCGCATCATGGGAACTTGGTATTTCGATAGAAATGCAGGTGAGATGAAATATCGTTTGCTTGGATTAGCTCCAATTGTTGTAGATATCAATACGGTTGGTACAGATTACGAAAGTGAAATTCCATTATTCTGGGTTTTCTTCCCTGGTGCTCGTCAAGTATTGTACGAAAACTATGCATATAACGAAAGAAATCCTGCTCAAAAAGTAAGTTTCGATTATTTATTTAATGCAAGAAAATTCAATAGTGTAATTTATAAAACTGATAATCAATACGGTGATGCCGCTATCGAAGATTACGTTAGAGAAAATGCTATGGAGCAGTTGTTAGAAGCTGAACGTATCAAAGAATCTATCAGAAACTTTGAAGATGATTTATGGAATTACTAA
- the topA gene encoding type I DNA topoisomerase, with product MAKNLVIVESPAKAKTIEKFLGPDYQVESSFGHIADIPAKEMGIDIENNFKPKYEVSPDKKAVVKKLKDLSKKAETVWLASDEDREGEAIAWHLAEELKLKEENTKRIVFHEITKTAILKAIDNPRQIDYNLVNAQQARRVLDRLVGYELSPVLWKKVRSGLSAGRVQSVSVRLIVEREKEIDAFKPQGSFSVTADFFTEKGKSFKAKLPKNFKTKEEAQNFLQQNIGAQFKVSDLETKPTKKSPAAPFTTSTLQQEASRKLYYSVGQTMMLAQRLYESGLITYMRTDSVNLSQDAMAAAEAEIIKSYGAEFSKPRVYATKAKGAQEAHEAIRPTDMSRHSVNIDRDQARLYDLIWKRTLASQMSDAALERTNVNIVADKHKEHFHATGEVLLFEGFLKVYLEGHDDDEEEQEGMLPALKVNEPLQNNGIIATERFSRPPARYTEAALVKKLEELGIGRPSTYAPTISTIVARNYIEKGTAEGTERKYEVLRLVGNEVQASVQIEKVGADKGKLIPTDIGIIVTDFLVKNFESILDYNFTAKVEEDFDEIAAGNEDWTKMMNDFYSHFHPIVKDVEQNADRESGERILGTDPKSGKPILVRLGKFGPMAQIGNAEDEEKQFASLRPDQNIGTITLDEALTLFLLPKMLGEFEGEEVEVNNGRFGPYVRHGSVFISLPRGEEPLDVNMERAVVLIKEKQKADAPIATYDTLPVQKGVGRFGPFIKWNGMFINVNKKYDFDNLSQSDINTLIEEKLQKEIDKVIHNWEEEGIRVEKARWGRSVILQGKIKIELSKDVDAAAMTLDEVKKLIEEKAPAKKTAAKKTTTAKKAPAKKTTTAKKTTTKKK from the coding sequence ATGGCAAAGAATTTAGTGATAGTGGAGTCGCCTGCTAAGGCAAAAACAATAGAGAAATTTTTAGGACCAGATTATCAAGTTGAATCTAGTTTCGGTCATATAGCCGATATTCCTGCTAAGGAAATGGGTATTGATATCGAAAATAATTTCAAACCAAAATATGAAGTTTCGCCTGATAAAAAAGCGGTTGTAAAAAAATTAAAAGATCTTTCTAAAAAAGCAGAAACGGTTTGGTTAGCATCCGATGAAGACCGCGAGGGTGAGGCGATTGCGTGGCACTTGGCGGAAGAATTAAAATTGAAAGAGGAAAATACAAAACGTATTGTTTTTCATGAAATCACTAAAACTGCAATTCTAAAAGCGATTGATAATCCTCGTCAAATTGATTATAATTTGGTTAATGCGCAACAAGCACGTCGTGTATTGGATCGTTTAGTTGGTTATGAATTGTCTCCAGTTTTATGGAAAAAAGTTCGTAGCGGATTATCTGCTGGTCGTGTGCAATCTGTTTCAGTTCGTTTGATTGTTGAGCGTGAAAAAGAAATTGATGCATTTAAGCCACAAGGTTCATTTAGTGTAACTGCTGATTTTTTTACAGAAAAAGGAAAGTCTTTTAAAGCGAAACTTCCTAAAAATTTTAAAACAAAAGAAGAGGCGCAAAACTTCTTACAACAAAATATCGGTGCGCAATTTAAAGTTTCGGATTTAGAAACAAAACCGACAAAAAAATCTCCTGCTGCACCTTTTACAACTTCAACATTACAACAAGAAGCTTCTCGTAAATTATATTATTCGGTTGGTCAGACGATGATGTTGGCACAACGTTTATACGAAAGTGGATTGATTACTTATATGAGAACAGATAGTGTGAATCTTTCTCAAGATGCGATGGCTGCGGCTGAAGCAGAGATTATAAAATCATACGGCGCTGAATTTAGCAAACCTCGAGTTTATGCTACAAAAGCTAAAGGAGCTCAAGAAGCGCATGAGGCGATTCGTCCTACGGATATGTCGCGTCATTCGGTAAATATTGATCGTGATCAAGCACGATTGTATGATTTGATTTGGAAACGTACTTTGGCTTCTCAAATGAGTGATGCAGCTTTAGAACGTACCAATGTAAATATCGTTGCTGATAAACATAAAGAGCATTTTCATGCAACTGGAGAAGTGCTACTTTTTGAAGGTTTCTTAAAAGTATATCTTGAAGGTCATGATGATGACGAAGAAGAACAAGAGGGAATGTTACCTGCTTTAAAAGTAAACGAACCTTTGCAAAATAACGGAATTATTGCAACAGAACGTTTTTCTCGTCCGCCTGCTCGTTATACAGAAGCTGCCTTGGTTAAAAAATTAGAAGAGTTAGGGATTGGTCGTCCTTCAACTTATGCACCGACAATTTCTACGATTGTTGCACGAAATTATATCGAAAAAGGAACTGCTGAAGGAACCGAACGTAAATATGAAGTTCTGAGATTGGTAGGGAATGAAGTACAAGCTTCGGTTCAGATTGAAAAAGTAGGTGCTGATAAAGGAAAGTTGATTCCAACAGATATCGGGATTATTGTTACTGATTTCTTAGTTAAGAATTTTGAATCTATTTTGGATTACAATTTTACAGCAAAGGTCGAAGAAGATTTTGATGAAATTGCTGCAGGTAACGAAGATTGGACTAAGATGATGAATGATTTTTATAGTCATTTTCATCCGATTGTAAAAGATGTAGAACAAAATGCTGATCGTGAATCAGGAGAACGTATATTAGGAACGGATCCAAAATCAGGTAAACCTATTTTAGTTCGTTTAGGGAAATTTGGACCAATGGCTCAAATTGGTAATGCTGAAGACGAAGAAAAACAATTTGCAAGTTTACGTCCCGATCAAAATATTGGAACGATTACTTTAGACGAAGCATTGACGTTGTTTTTATTACCTAAAATGTTAGGTGAATTTGAAGGTGAAGAAGTTGAGGTGAATAATGGACGTTTTGGTCCTTATGTGCGTCATGGTTCTGTGTTTATTTCACTTCCAAGAGGAGAAGAGCCGTTAGATGTAAATATGGAACGTGCGGTTGTTTTAATTAAAGAAAAACAAAAAGCAGATGCGCCAATTGCAACTTACGATACTTTACCTGTTCAAAAAGGAGTAGGTCGTTTCGGACCATTCATCAAATGGAATGGAATGTTTATTAACGTAAATAAAAAATACGATTTTGATAATCTTTCTCAGAGTGATATCAATACATTAATTGAAGAAAAACTTCAAAAAGAAATTGATAAGGTTATTCACAATTGGGAAGAGGAAGGAATTCGAGTTGAAAAAGCACGTTGGGGACGTTCGGTTATTTTACAAGGAAAAATAAAAATCGAATTGTCTAAAGATGTAGATGCAGCAGCAATGACTTTGGATGAGGTTAAGAAACTTATCGAGGAAAAAGCTCCTGCTAAAAAAACAGCTGCTAAAAAGACAACGACAGCAAAAAAAGCTCCAGCGAAAAAAACAACAACAGCTAAAAAAACAACAACCAAAAAGAAATAG
- the gldL gene encoding gliding motility protein GldL, whose protein sequence is MAIPKKLMNFCYGMGAAVVIVGALFKITHIELGPLNGNNMLTVGLLVEALIFAISAFEPVDEDLDWSRVYPELKGGEPRKMQVGGVVQTSSVAGTTPISVQQTAPVSNQKAVPASSFQTTAPVYSGSVASSGEESGMLSEKLDKILRDAKIDGQLMASLSNSIKNFEAAAKGIAPTVDAVASSNRYAEEMTLAATQLESLNAMYKVQLDSATKNADINREVAENNLKLKEQMQSLTSNLSTLNAVYGGMLSAMGKASN, encoded by the coding sequence ATGGCAATACCTAAAAAATTAATGAACTTCTGCTATGGTATGGGTGCGGCGGTTGTAATCGTTGGAGCTTTATTTAAAATTACTCATATTGAGTTAGGACCTTTGAATGGTAATAACATGTTAACAGTTGGTTTATTGGTAGAAGCGTTAATCTTTGCTATTTCAGCTTTCGAACCAGTAGATGAAGATTTGGATTGGTCTCGTGTTTATCCTGAATTAAAAGGTGGTGAGCCTCGTAAAATGCAAGTAGGTGGAGTAGTTCAAACTTCTTCTGTTGCTGGAACAACACCAATTTCAGTTCAACAAACTGCACCAGTTTCTAATCAAAAAGCTGTTCCTGCTTCTTCTTTTCAAACGACTGCTCCAGTTTATTCAGGAAGTGTTGCTTCTTCAGGAGAAGAAAGTGGTATGTTATCTGAAAAATTAGATAAAATTTTAAGAGACGCTAAAATTGATGGTCAATTGATGGCTAGTTTAAGTAATAGTATCAAAAACTTTGAAGCTGCTGCTAAAGGTATTGCTCCAACTGTTGATGCTGTGGCTTCTTCTAATAGATATGCTGAAGAAATGACTTTAGCTGCTACGCAGTTAGAATCTTTAAATGCTATGTATAAAGTTCAATTAGACAGCGCAACTAAAAATGCTGATATTAACCGTGAGGTTGCAGAAAATAACTTAAAGTTAAAAGAACAAATGCAGTCGTTGACTTCGAACTTGTCAACTTTAAATGCAGTTTATGGTGGAATGTTATCTGCAATGGGTAAAGCATCTAATTAG
- the gldM gene encoding gliding motility protein GldM has translation MAGGKQTPRQKMINLMYLVFIAMMALNMSKEVLTAFGLMNEKFEASNQTAQLVNENLLNAMANRAEDDPARYLGDYEKAQQISKISNDFYNYIGTLKTSLTEKVVLDEKTGKMPYEQMDKGEAIDYGWFAGEGYSDKGNEIIKKFAQYREDVKKVLGNDVSYKFLVENIDAKFSTEDIKDSQGITKPFLDYHYKGFPSIASLAKLSALQNDVREIEAEAFNMFLGNTLKQAASMKNYQAFVITDKSVYFAGEPIKGKVVLGRFDKSTVPTSVVVNGSAVNTKNIVDGQVVLNMTAGSVGEHKFNGKFTFMEDGKPVVVDVQNSNYVVVPRPNSATIAAEKMNVVYIGLDNPISVSFAGVSNDKVNVTSSIGGLRKVGEGKYILKPTAGREVTITASGTLPDGKVVSDKQVFRVKTIPAARGTIRGEYAAKGPVENMLISTIGAKMEDFDFEVNISVTECIAVFPRIGSTKLSGGRWNDEARRMAERLKPGDVVRFTGIKTKLTGADIPMKTASDATYTIQ, from the coding sequence ATGGCAGGAGGAAAACAAACCCCAAGACAGAAGATGATTAACCTGATGTATTTGGTGTTCATCGCGATGATGGCTCTTAATATGTCGAAAGAAGTTTTGACGGCTTTTGGATTGATGAATGAAAAGTTTGAAGCATCAAATCAAACGGCTCAATTAGTAAATGAGAATTTACTTAATGCAATGGCTAATCGTGCTGAAGATGATCCAGCTCGTTATTTAGGCGATTATGAAAAGGCGCAACAAATCAGTAAAATTTCAAATGATTTTTACAATTATATAGGTACACTTAAAACTTCTTTGACTGAAAAAGTTGTTTTAGACGAAAAAACAGGAAAAATGCCTTATGAGCAAATGGATAAAGGTGAAGCAATTGATTATGGTTGGTTTGCCGGTGAAGGATATTCTGATAAAGGAAATGAAATCATCAAAAAATTTGCACAATATCGCGAAGATGTAAAGAAAGTATTAGGTAATGATGTTTCGTATAAATTTTTAGTTGAAAATATTGATGCTAAATTTAGTACAGAAGATATCAAAGATTCTCAAGGTATTACAAAACCATTTTTAGATTATCACTATAAAGGTTTTCCTTCTATTGCATCTTTAGCTAAATTATCTGCTTTACAAAACGATGTTAGAGAAATCGAAGCTGAGGCTTTTAATATGTTCTTAGGAAATACATTAAAACAAGCAGCTTCTATGAAAAATTACCAAGCATTTGTTATTACAGATAAATCGGTATATTTTGCAGGAGAACCAATTAAAGGTAAAGTTGTTTTAGGTCGTTTCGATAAATCAACAGTTCCAACATCAGTTGTTGTAAACGGAAGTGCTGTCAATACTAAAAACATCGTTGATGGTCAAGTTGTTTTAAACATGACTGCTGGTTCTGTTGGAGAACACAAATTCAATGGTAAGTTTACTTTCATGGAAGATGGAAAGCCAGTAGTAGTTGATGTTCAAAACTCGAACTATGTTGTTGTTCCTCGTCCAAATTCAGCAACAATTGCAGCTGAAAAAATGAATGTTGTTTATATTGGATTAGATAACCCAATTTCAGTTTCATTTGCTGGGGTTTCTAATGATAAAGTAAACGTTACATCTTCTATTGGTGGTTTAAGAAAAGTTGGAGAAGGAAAGTATATTTTAAAACCAACTGCTGGTCGTGAAGTAACAATTACTGCTAGTGGAACATTACCAGACGGTAAAGTAGTTTCTGATAAACAAGTTTTCCGTGTGAAAACAATTCCTGCAGCAAGAGGTACAATTCGCGGTGAATACGCAGCTAAAGGCCCAGTTGAAAACATGTTGATTTCTACTATTGGTGCTAAAATGGAAGATTTCGATTTCGAAGTGAATATTTCTGTTACAGAATGTATCGCAGTATTCCCAAGAATAGGTTCTACTAAATTATCAGGTGGTAGATGGAACGATGAAGCTAGAAGAATGGCTGAACGTTTAAAGCCTGGTGATGTAGTTCGTTTTACTGGAATAAAAACTAAGTTAACGGGTGCAGATATTCCAATGAAAACAGCTTCTGACGCAACTTATACAATACAATAA